GGAAAGACCAGGTTGTGGTAACATAGCATTCAGATGGAGTCAGCGCTCCCCTCGCTGCTGACAATATCGTGCATATGTGGGCAAACGCCGGTTCCGACGGAGTCCCTCAATGCGGAGGTTAAAAAACGAGCATGACGACGATTCACGTCCACCGTGTCGGCGACAAGGCCTTACTCCCCCAGCATGAATTTGAACGGCTCGTGGAACTCGCACAACAGCATGAGGAGATTGCGTTACAGATATGCGAAGACGATGTTCCAACGCTGGGTGTCATGCGTCTCGTGGAACAGGGAGGCGCGTTCGACTTCTGGATGGAGGCCGGTGAAGATATCTACACCGCCAAAGACGGTGAACCGGTGTGATCCCTCCGCTCCTTGCTCGTGGCGACGTAGTCCTGACGCCGTTTCCATTTACCGATCTTACTGGCACTGCGCTCCGTCCCGCTGTGATCGTGTCTCAGGGTCAACTCGGCCAAGACATTGTGCTGGCAGCGATTTCCAGTGTTGTGCGTGGTTCGATTTCTCCCACTGACTGTCACCTCGCAAGTACCCACCCGGAATTTACTCTAACAGGTCTCCGCGTCACGTCCATAATCCGGATGCACAAATTGGCTGCGGTGGAACGTTCGGTCATTGTCCGCCGGCTAGGACATCTCGGGCCACAGTTGCAGGCAGAAGTGGACCGACTGTTGCGCGTGGTGTTGGGGTTGTGATTGCGCTGAAGCGAACCTCCCTAATGCTTATTATGCTGGACGCCGACATCGAGGCCGCGGGCCTGCCCGCGCCAGAGCAGGGGAAACAATGCATGTTGTGCTGTCTCGCTCAGCGAGCGTTTCCGTCGGACTGCTGCGAAGGGGATGTCAACGCACTGAACCTCTTGTATTCGGCCACGACCTCCTCGGTCGGGCCGAGGGCGACGACTTGTCCGTGATGCAGGCAGAGGGTTCTGTGG
This genomic stretch from Candidatus Methylomirabilis sp. harbors:
- a CDS encoding type II toxin-antitoxin system PemK/MazF family toxin encodes the protein MIPPLLARGDVVLTPFPFTDLTGTALRPAVIVSQGQLGQDIVLAAISSVVRGSISPTDCHLASTHPEFTLTGLRVTSIIRMHKLAAVERSVIVRRLGHLGPQLQAEVDRLLRVVLGL